In Zunongwangia sp. HGR-M22, the sequence ATTCAAGGCAGGGCAATATATTACTATTAAAGCAGATGTAGAAGGCAAAGAATTACGTAGAGCATATTCGCTTTGTTCTGCCCCTAATTCCGACGAATTTAAAGTTACAGTAAAAGAAGTTGAGGGTGGTAAATTCTCTGTATTAGCCAACAATAGCTTAAAAGCAGGTGATACTTTAGAAGTTCATCCGCCCGAAGGAAAATTTATTTTAGAACCTTCTGAAGCTTCAAGAACCTATGCGGCTTTTGCTGCTGGAAGTGGAATTACGCCAATATTATCGATTATAAAGACAGTTCTTAATAACGAAAGCCATAGCCGTTTTATTCTTACCTACGGAAATAAATCTCCAGAAGATACCATTTTCTTTAAAGAACTTTTAGAGTTACAAGCAGCCTATCCAGATCGTTTATTTGTAGAATTTGTCTTTAGTCGAACCCGAGAAGAAAATTCTCATTTTGGCCGTATCGAAACAAGTACGGTTAATTTTGTAATGAAAAATAAATTTAAAGATCATCCTTTTGATGCGGTGTATTTATGCGGTCCAGAAGAAATGATTAATCATGTTAGCGAAGTACTAACCAATAATGATATTGCTGAAGAAAATATTTATTACGAGTTATTTACCAGTAATGATACCGGAGAGGTAGAAGCCAACCTAGAAGGACAGTCACAAATCACTATTTTAGTGGATGATGAGGAAACAAGTTTTGTGATGAATCAAAACGATATTATTCTGGATGCTGCTTTAGAACACGATCTTGATGTTCCTTATTCTTGCCAGGGTGGAATTTGCAGTAGCTGTATTGCCAGAATTACTGAAGGTAAAGCTGAAATGCGTAAAAATCAGATTCTAACCGACGATGAAATTGAAGAAGGCCTAATTTTAACCTGCCAGGCACATCCGCTTACTCCATCTATTAAGGTCGATTACGATGATGTTTAATCGTCATTAAAAATGAAATATAACAAAGGCTTTTAGTTGATTCTAAAGGCCTTTTTTAATTTTTTGAGGTAAGCCGCTCGAATAATTATAGAATAGCGAAAAAACAGATTTAGAACTATTTTATGCTGAAATCTGAATGATTAGAATTCAAATTTGATATTTTTAAACTGAATTTTTAGAGTGTGTGAAGGTGTAAGCT encodes:
- a CDS encoding ferredoxin--NADP reductase encodes the protein MSTFHKLKIKEVIRETAQAVSLSFEIPAELKEEFKFKAGQYITIKADVEGKELRRAYSLCSAPNSDEFKVTVKEVEGGKFSVLANNSLKAGDTLEVHPPEGKFILEPSEASRTYAAFAAGSGITPILSIIKTVLNNESHSRFILTYGNKSPEDTIFFKELLELQAAYPDRLFVEFVFSRTREENSHFGRIETSTVNFVMKNKFKDHPFDAVYLCGPEEMINHVSEVLTNNDIAEENIYYELFTSNDTGEVEANLEGQSQITILVDDEETSFVMNQNDIILDAALEHDLDVPYSCQGGICSSCIARITEGKAEMRKNQILTDDEIEEGLILTCQAHPLTPSIKVDYDDV